Genomic DNA from Ctenopharyngodon idella isolate HZGC_01 chromosome 1, HZGC01, whole genome shotgun sequence:
AACCACCCGAGAGAGAACCTCCACCAATCCCAAATCCAGACCCTAAACCTGCCCCAAAACCAGACCCAAAGCCCAACCCAGCGCTAGATCCGAAGCCCAACCCAGTGCTGTATCCAAAGCCCAACCCAGCGCTGGATCCAAAGCCCAACCCGGTGCCGCCCTGCAGGCCCCCGGCCAACTGACTTCCGAAGCTGGAGAAAGTAACAGGAGCCAGTGAGTGGCTGCTGGTTGTGGAGTGAGACCTGCTGGAGAAGCGCTGAGCTCTGGAGAACGACATGTCAACGGTGAAGAGACGCGAGACCGTGATGATGTCAACAGAGGTGCCGGTGTGCAGTGCAGGACGGTGGTGAAGCCCGTGGTTTATATCTGCTCTTCATGTGCGCCACTCCCTCAGTCACGGGCCCCTGGGGACAGAACGGTTTCCAGAAATAATGACATGCAAATGTTAAAAGAGCTCTTTGATGAGGGACCATGAGAAAAGTGAGGAAACTTCTCTGAGGAAGAGCTGAATTCATGTGTGCTCATCTAGGCCTGTTACAGTTAGACACACAAAAACTACACAACAAAACTGTGCAAGAAAACACAGCAGATCCAGTGAAGTCACACTCACTGCCGCAGTGGCACACATTTCATTGATTTTTGAAAAGCTAAAAGACAAAACTTCCATTGCAACTAAATTTAAAGTGCGCTTACATCTACCACGATGTGCGGCAACATTTCGCAGGTGAAATCTAGTCATGTTAATAGGAATCCTGGTCTCCGTGTTTGGGACTTTCACGTGAGGATGAAAAAGTTTCCTAATTCCCAGCGTTCACCAACAGACATCTGCTTGTTTTGAAAGTGACATCGCTACGCTACTGACAATCAACctaaaattaaactttattttttatctttttttcaaCACTGAATCTAATAATACACATATTCTAAGCAGAAGATGGACGCATGTTTTTTTCAGTTCTGTTACCAAAACTAATGTGCcatttaaaaagcatatttaaaagcATGTCAATTAATTCCTCTGTTTTCCCCtcaagaaaatgtttatttaaaaaaaaaaaaaagaaaaaaaaggttggTTATTTGTTCAAATAATTGGTATTTGTGACTAAAGAAATCACTATATATAAAGGCATggtgtattttaattaaaaaagaaaaaaacaaaacaaaacaaaaaaacacaaagccattttttcactttaaagaagacctcaattttataataattataatttaatttattaaagggaacccctggtgttaagacttgtatggcttaatataatgtaaatgatgtctcttactgaaatatgtagtagaaaatattttaaaaattcacaaCATATTTGGACCgatttggacaatgggggggcgccattttgtttaggtgcacagcgcgttctatgtcgatgacgtcaaatggttgcactggTGAGCTACCCTGCTGCTGTTTTtacacaactcggaatataatatacgatgccacattgtgcagcttttggttgtaattttcagtcgatggaCAACAAGAGAAGTgatgtaagtctttactgttttactagcaataagaggagaaaagaatgggaagttgtgaagaatgtggacgaataaaacttcctaactgcatctttgttctcttcactttagccctgatgaCTTTAAGGCTATTCATCTGTATGTTTTGGGGCAACGGTAATCTAGTAACGCATACAGGTCTTAATATCCACGGGGTTCCTTTTTAAACCCGATCAGCCTTTTCAATTTGAGCCAGAGCGCAACATTAGTGAGAATGAAAACATCGAAGACGTGCAGTGTCTCTGTTCATCTACTGTTGTATGATTGACATATTAAAATCGTCTGATCACCTGAATGCATACACACAGTTAAACATGCTGAGAAGATGCTACTGTTTTATGCAATCACAGATATCTACACGCGAGCTTTGAGGCCGTCTGTCTCAATCGAGATGTGTTAAAGGCTGCCCTCGTCAGTCTCCACGACAGGCGTGGCATTTGGTTAAAGCACACACTTATATCCATCGGCAACTGTAAGCTCTTTCAGCTGTGGTCTACTGAAAGCCTCAAAGtcatcagggctaaagtgaagagaacaaagacgcagatctttaggaagttttattcgtccacattcttcacaacttcccattcttttctcctcttattggtagtaaagcagtaaacacttacatcgcttctcttgtggctcatcgattgaaaattacaaccaaaagctgcacaatgtggcatcgtatattgTATTTCCagttgtgttgcggtaaaaACAGCAGCAGGGTAATACAAGTAGCTCAccagtgcaaccatttgacgtcatcgactGTGCACCATTGTCCAAATCGGTCcaaaatatgtcatggattttttaaataacgtaaatctttcatgggttttctactacatatttcagtaagagacatcatttacattatattaagccatacaagtcttaacaccaggggttccctttaaacaTGTTGATGGACCaaacaaaactgataaaaatggtggtttaactatttatttaaaaaaacaaaaaagtaacaGGAATGAACACTGGGTAACAGGAATGAACACTGGGTAACAGGAATGAACAATGGGTAACAGGGATGAACACTTGGTAACAGGAATGAACACTTGGCAATAGGAATGAACACTGGGTAACAGGGATGAACACTTGGCAATAGGAAAGAACACTTGGCAATAGGAATGAACACTGGGTAACAGGGATGAACACTGGGTAACAGGAATGAACACTTGGTAACAGGAATGAACACTGGGTAACAGGAATGAACACTTGGTAACAGGAATGAACACTTGGCAATAGGAATGAACACTGGGTAACAGAATGAACACTTGGTAACAGGAATGAACACTTGGCAATAGGAATGAACACTGGGTAACAGGGATGAACACTTGGTAACAGGAATGAACACTGGGTAACAGGAATGAACACTTGGCAATAGGAAAGAACACTTGGCAATAGGAATGAACACTGGGTAACAGGGATGAACACTGGGTAACAGGAATGAACACTTGGTAACAGGAATGAACACTTGGTAACAGGAATGAACACTGGGTAACAGGAATGAACACTTGGCAATAGGAAAGAACACTTGGCAATAGGAATGAACACTGGGTAACAGGGATGAACACTGGGTAACAGGAATGAACACTTGGTAACAGGAATGAACACTGGGTAACAGGAATGAACACTTGGTAACAGGAATGAACACTTGGCAATAGGAATGAACACTGGGTAACAGGGATGAACACTTGGTAACAGGAATGAACACTGGGTAACAGGAATGAACACTTGGTAACAGGAATGAACACTGGGTAACAGGAATGAACACTTGGTAACAGGAATGAACACTTGGTAACAGGAATGAACACTTGGCAATAGGAATGAACACTGGGTAACAAAATGAACACTTGGTAATAGGAATGAACACTGGGTAACAGAATGAACACTTGGTAACAGGAATGAACACTTGGCAATAGGAATGAACACTGGGTAACAGGGATGAACACTTGGTAACAGGAATGAACACTGGGTAACAGGGATGAACACTTGGTAACAGGAATGAACACTGGGTAACAGGAATGGACACTTGGTAACAGGAATGAACACTGGGTAACGGGAATGAACACTGGGTAACAGGAATGAACACTTGGTAACAGGAATGAACACTGGGTAACAGGGATGAACACTTGGTAACAGGAATGAACACTTGGCAATAGGAATGAACACTGGGTAACAGGGATGAACACTTGGTAACAGGAATGAACACTGGGTAACGGGAATGAACACTGGGTAACAGGAATGAACACTTGGTAACAGGAATGAACACTGGGTAACAGGGATGAACACTTGGTAACAGGAATGAACACTTGGCAATAGGAATGAACACTGGGTAACAGGAATGAACACTTGGTAACAGGAATGAACACTTGGTAACAGGAATGAACACTGGGTAACACTCCTTACCTTGCAGCATGCCATGGGTGGGTGTTTCTGGCACCTGCATAGTATAGGTTCTCTCCATTTTCTACAAAAGATAAGACACAGGCAAAATGTTTAAGTCACTTCGTGGTGGACTGGCTCCCTGCAAGTATGGTATTCACACTGTAAAACTAACCCTAAAAATCTACAATTTAAGTAATTTCAACTGTAAAACTCATGATACAGGTGAATAGTATTATATCAACTAATATTCACACTATTAAATCAACAAAACAGAGGACTTTGCCACATGGCGTACATGCTAATAGCATGAGGACACTGAGCAAGTAGTgccttaatatttttaaataacatctAACAATTAATTTAGGTAACAGGACAGTACGTTGAGACTGACCTTCTCAGTCATAGTTACaatttcatcaaatatacagaaaataaaatgagaGGACTTACTTTCGATCTTCTCATGGCCTGCATAAGATCCAGATGATGCAACTTCCTGTTGAAAATGTGTCTTGTGGAATGTTTCAAGTTTTTTAGAGGGGTCAATGTGTGAACGTAACAGGACTGAGTGAAAACCTGGGGACAGgactaaaatgtgtattttatataacatattatGGATTtcttgtggaaaaaaaataaaaataaagcacagatgGTATCACACAACAACGTAAAAAAATAAGATTTCTGAAAGAatttaatgattatatttcatgatAGAGTTTAGGTTTAGATAGCAGGGACATGTAACAAAtgcttcttttcatttttttttttttttgagttagttttcatatatatttatacatacaatGTCCTGGGGACAGAAACGTCACCCATTGGGTGGAATGGACTCACAAAGCCTCGAGCACAAACGCTGGAGGTTCTTCTGTCTCACCTGTTCTCACCTGTCTTCATGATCTGCTCATTAAACAGGCAAATTAATCATCGCTGTGAGGATTAAACAAAACTATGTAAATGCAAAGTGTGTGTGAACCGCGTCTGTCAGGATTCTCATCAGCATTGagtacaaataatatatatatatatatatacacaccttTGTTGTCAGCCAGTTACAGGAACAGGAGTTGAAATGTTAGAAATGATTTTATTGATCTACATGTTCATCACCACataaaatcatcatcatcatggatcaggaaaacacacataaacatgatGTCAAAGCTCATATTAGAAAACATTCCAGCAgcccttcacacacacacacacacgtgcacacacacacacacacacacacacacacacacacccacacacacacacacacacacaaagggaATCTCTACACACACAGCACACAAGCCACCAACGCTGTGTGATTATGATGGAGGTTCAATGGCTTTTTAATACTGATCCAGGATCAGGTTCTCAGAGCTGTGATTCACTGATCCATACTCAGCTCACAAACTCTGTTTAACAGAGTCCAGACACCAACTCACATGGTGCTTCACAGTCTTTGGACGGCTGGACGTCTCTGGAGGACAGCGAGAGTCACTTACTCCACACAGATTCAGCACATGAGGAACGGAAAGGCTGATGCAATAATATAAAAGAGAACAAGTGTTCGTAGCAGGAGATCTCTAAAATCATCTAGCCAGTCAGAGACTAGACAGTGAAACCCTCAGCAGTGATTCTCACTAAAACTACAGTAGACTGAAAATTCAAAAATTTGTAACTATAAGAGCAGTGAATATAGAGCATAAAAATGGGAGACAAATGCTGCAAGTGCTCAGTTGGTGTGACTGTCAAGAAATATTTGGACTGAACTGACAATTAACATGCAGAAAGGATGCGTGATTTCTTCAGTCTTTAGTAGCGTGAAAACCTCAGGGCTCGTCTACATCTTCATGCAGAGTCAGAAAACATGAGAAGGTCTTTCGGTGATCATAAAATTCATTACACAGATTGTTGTGTCGTGTGTTTAGTGCTGGTAAGATCTTTATTTTTAGAGGAATGGCACTTATAGTGGGTCTGTCTGGGCCGGTGGGGTTTAAGGTTCATTCACACCaacaacaataactataactatgATAACCTTAATTATGAAGTTTTTAATAATCGCTGTAACTTTATGAGAATAACGatgtccacaccacaactataatgataatagCACAGAGGAAAGATATcactggaatcactttcagagtgAATGTTTCCAgttgatgaacaataaaaagattgacagccaatcagaatccatcctgctttaaagagcttgagcatttaaagagacagacgAAAAAACTGCAGCGCGCTTATATAAAGAGAACGATATTGTacgttggtgtggacgctaacatagttatcattataattatcattttagCTATTGTACATTCAAGTAGATGcttatattgttaaaattattgttCTTGGTGCAAACAGGTCTTTATTATGGTGGGAGTGGCCTATTTGGGTGTGGCTACTTTTTTGGGCGTGCCGTGTTTCTTAGCGTGCCAGAGATGGGCGGGGATAGTGAAAGCGTCGACACTCATACTCAGGGTACGAGATGGAAGTGTATTGAACTGTTTCCTGTCAgagctgtatttataaatggCCTCCACGGCCGACGAGGAAATGACACGCGGGCCGACACCGCACAGTCGATGCAGCTCCTCCGACTGGCCGTCTAGGGTGTAGATGGCACGGAACTGACAGTTGGAATCACGCAGGAGAATAAGGAAGTGGCTGGCGGAGCTCTTCTCCATCTCCTAAAGAGAAAATGGACTGTCAGAATGTGAAAGTGCACGACGGTGTCACGACTGTGGACAAAAAAAGATGAACAGTGACACACCTCTACGATCTTTTTTTTCTGGGATTCGTTGACCTTGCCAGCGAGGCAGCAGCGTGAGAGCGCGTTGTGAATGATGAACTTGTTGGATTTAAAACTAGGTTCCTTAAATAATTTAGGACCTGAAATAGAAGATAAAACTGTGACTGTGAGTGAAAACCACACAGATCAAGTAAGGTACTGATTACATCCTGCAGGTGGTGCTGTTTCTCAAATCAGGTCAAATCACGTGGTTTGTCTTCATGCTTACCTGTTCTACACAGTGCAGTTAAACCACTAAGACTTCATATGATTATTAATTGGCTTGAAGTCAACATACTTTAAACAGTACTTAAACATTACTAGACCGCATCTAGATTACATTCAGATTGCTCTGACGGTGTGTTCTACATCTTTCAATTGACCAGACTTTTATCCctgataatatttcaaaaatcttacacaGAGTTTCTTCATCTTGCCTAACAATGCCCCAAgcaaacacaacaaacagcctagcaaaccacctagcaacacccaaACCACCTTAGAACATCCTAGAAACTACCAGGCAATCATTCAGGACAGCCTAAATACCTTCTAGAAACCATTCAGAAAACCTCAGCTATGTCccagtaaccacccagaacatcctaaTCATCCGACTGGCCATCTAGGGTGTAGATGGCACGGAACTGACAGTTGGAATCACACAGGAGAATAAGGAAGTGGCTGATCATCCTAATCATCCTACGCCTTGCAATCATTCAGAACAGCCTAGCAATCAGCTAGCAACACTCCCAcaaacactttagcaaccactCAAAAAGCATTATTAACCGCACAGCTACATCCCAGAAACCCCTCTGAACATCCTAGGAGGTTCTTAGCAATCATTCAAAACACCATAGCTACCATCTAGCAAGGTGCCCACATGCGCTCAGACCACTTTAGTAACAGCCTAGAACCACACAAAACATCCGAGCAACTTTGCAACAGCAACCACCAACAGAGCTACAAATGACTTAaattgccttcatatttcaaaCTAGCCCCCTTGACAGGTTCTTGTCAAGTGTCGGCTCTTTACCTGTGTATTCTGGGAGTGAGGCTGGAGAGGAGGCATTGGAGGCTTGCTCCCAGTCTTTCTCTCCATTCTGATTTGCCAATTTCCCTGATGACATGACCTTTGAGGGTGACTCTGAACAACTGAGTTGTTGGGTGAGAGAGAAAGTGCGTAAGTAAGGACAGAGATGAATGGAAAGCAGAAGATAAAAACATGGCTAAGCAGCAGGGTACAGTACCTTGCTGGTTTTTCAGTTGGTAGAAATCCGCCATCTTTCTGGATAGCTACAGCTGTGTGAGAAAACACAATTTGTTTTAGGGAATGCTAGTGAAATCTTTAAAGCAGCATTGTGTGtcatttctgcaccactagCACTACCAAACaactgcaaaaaatattttcaaacaacttCCAAACACTACTCCAACACTATCTGACATTGCTCGGCAAACAGGTCAAAAGTCTTGCCCTAAACTCCATCCAATGGTTGAGCACATGTTGCAGTTTCGTTCATTCAGGCAGATAGCAATTATGTTAGGTGACAAGATACTTGTgatgtgtgtggttacctgttttgttcttccctggCGAGCGTGTGTGAGTAAGCTCATGGTTGTTGTgcggtttgtgtgtgt
This window encodes:
- the LOC127518097 gene encoding uncharacterized protein LOC127518097; the protein is MQAMRRSKKMERTYTMQVPETPTHGMLQGKECYPVFIPVTKCSFLLPSVHSCYPVFIPIAKCSFLLPSVHPCYPVFIPVTKCSFLLPSVHSRYPVFIPVTKCSSLLPSVHSYCQVFIPVTKCSSLLPSVHSCYQVFIPVTQCSFPLPSVHSCYQVSIPVTQCSFLLPSVHPCYPVFIPVTKCSSLLPSVHSYCQVFIPVTKCSFCYPVFIPITKCSFCYPVFIPIAKCSFLLPSVHSCYQVFIPVTQCSFLLPSVHSCYPVFIPVTKCSSLLPSVHSYCQVFIPVTKCSFLLPSVHSCYQVFIPVTQCSSLLPSVHSYCQVFFPIAKCSFLLPSVHSCYQVFIPVTKCSFLLPSVHPCYPVFIPIAKCSFLLPSVHSCYPVFIPVTKCSSLLPSVHSYCQVFIPVTKCSFCYPVFIPIAKCSFLLPSVHSCYPVFIPVTKCSFLLPSVHPCYPVFIPIAKCSFLLPSVHPCYPVFIPIAKCSFLLPSVHPCYPLFIPVTQCSFLLPSVHSCYFFVFLNK